A window of Prolixibacter sp. SD074 contains these coding sequences:
- a CDS encoding patatin-like phospholipase family protein — MKKRQILLFILLIFIGHSLCAQEETHRPKIGLVLSGGGAKGFAHVGVIKVLEEAGIPIDCVAGTSIGSIVGGFYAMGYDADTLEKIVKSQDWATLLSDQVDRRYIPAFDKHELDRYNLSFPIRSKRVSLPSGALNGQNVQDLFTYLALDYQNVTDFSKLPRPFLCVAADIETGKEVVLKHGYLPLAIRASMSVPTAFSAADVDGRLLVDGGIVNNFPVDRCKQMGADIIIGVDIQYGLRDRKELQSIPDVVNQMINLMSYKKFEENKKLVDYYIKPDISGFSASSFDATSADELIKRGEAAARKVLPQLIRLRDSLHLKPNPIKPEAIPSLDRKLIIERVTVDGTKSQGLNYFLGLLGLKPPQVITVRQLREGIKRIYGSGNFDFVRYRLLGDENKTLHLMVKERVHDRLNLGIHYDTDRKAALLINTTFKNSRMIKAKLSMDAILATNPAFAVRYTIDNGWKPGLLVGASVQDEKISQYTNGKKSSLVNMQLYKGQLATHSVYFDAFRISLGAEVEHVNVGSVIGSLLNEALKNQTFLNYYAQIDLDQMNWAYFPTAGWKLFGEAKIVTDNGWLFNEGNPFMPVKLSIQLAKSFGPRLTILPSVKGRIIVGSGEPVYYKSFVGGVEQTDYLNAQVPFVGLRRMEMMTRNVAVGEMDLRYRFWDKIYLALNANFGFYGDENDFLTKGKALAGGGVTLSYDSMVGPVELMISSSNVSNDPSLFLSLGYWF, encoded by the coding sequence ATTGTGGGAGGCTTTTATGCCATGGGCTACGATGCCGATACGCTGGAGAAAATTGTCAAGAGTCAGGATTGGGCCACATTATTGAGTGACCAGGTTGATCGCCGCTATATTCCGGCTTTTGACAAGCATGAGCTGGACCGCTATAATTTAAGTTTTCCCATCCGCTCGAAGCGGGTTAGTCTGCCGAGTGGTGCATTGAACGGTCAAAATGTACAGGATCTCTTTACCTATCTGGCACTCGATTACCAAAATGTAACCGACTTTTCTAAACTGCCGCGCCCTTTTCTTTGTGTGGCAGCCGATATTGAAACGGGGAAAGAGGTTGTATTAAAGCATGGATATCTTCCGTTGGCCATTCGGGCGAGTATGTCAGTCCCCACAGCTTTTTCAGCTGCGGATGTGGATGGGCGGCTTTTAGTGGATGGTGGCATCGTCAACAATTTCCCGGTTGACCGGTGTAAACAGATGGGCGCCGACATCATTATTGGTGTTGATATTCAATATGGCCTGCGTGATAGAAAAGAGTTGCAATCGATTCCGGATGTGGTGAATCAGATGATTAACCTAATGTCGTATAAGAAATTCGAAGAAAATAAGAAGCTGGTTGATTATTATATAAAACCAGATATCTCAGGGTTTTCAGCTTCGAGTTTTGATGCAACCTCAGCTGATGAGCTGATTAAAAGAGGCGAAGCGGCTGCCCGAAAAGTACTGCCACAACTAATCAGGTTAAGGGATTCATTGCATTTAAAACCTAATCCCATCAAACCGGAGGCGATACCAAGTTTAGACCGTAAACTGATTATTGAGCGAGTGACCGTTGACGGTACCAAGAGCCAGGGATTGAATTATTTCCTGGGACTGCTGGGGCTTAAGCCACCGCAGGTGATTACGGTACGTCAATTGCGTGAAGGTATTAAGCGTATTTACGGATCGGGCAATTTTGATTTCGTTCGTTATCGTTTATTGGGGGACGAAAACAAAACACTCCATTTGATGGTGAAAGAGCGGGTTCATGATCGGTTAAACCTGGGAATTCACTACGATACCGATCGGAAAGCAGCTTTGTTGATCAATACAACCTTTAAAAACAGCCGGATGATCAAAGCCAAGTTATCGATGGATGCGATTTTGGCCACCAATCCTGCATTTGCCGTTCGCTATACCATCGACAACGGTTGGAAACCCGGACTTTTGGTGGGGGCCAGTGTTCAGGATGAAAAAATTTCACAATATACCAATGGAAAGAAATCATCCCTGGTAAATATGCAATTGTATAAAGGTCAGCTGGCTACTCATTCCGTTTATTTCGATGCGTTCAGAATTTCGTTGGGAGCGGAGGTGGAGCATGTTAATGTTGGGTCGGTGATTGGATCACTGCTGAATGAGGCCTTAAAAAACCAGACATTCTTAAACTATTATGCGCAGATCGATCTGGATCAGATGAACTGGGCTTATTTTCCAACCGCTGGTTGGAAACTGTTTGGAGAAGCGAAGATTGTGACGGACAATGGCTGGTTATTTAATGAGGGCAATCCGTTTATGCCTGTAAAACTAAGTATCCAGTTGGCGAAATCTTTTGGGCCCCGATTAACGATTCTACCATCTGTTAAGGGGCGAATTATCGTTGGTTCGGGCGAGCCGGTATATTACAAATCGTTCGTGGGAGGGGTTGAGCAGACCGATTACCTGAATGCGCAGGTCCCATTTGTCGGACTTCGGCGCATGGAAATGATGACTCGCAATGTAGCGGTAGGAGAAATGGATCTGAGGTATCGTTTTTGGGATAAAATTTATCTGGCACTCAATGCAAATTTTGGTTTTTACGGCGACGAAAATGATTTTTTAACGAAGGGTAAAGCCTTGGCCGGTGGTGGAGTCACTTTATCGTATGACAGTATGGTCGGTCCGGTCGAACTTATGATAAGCAGCTCGAATGTGTCGAATGATCCATCATTATTTCTTTCCCTTGGTTATTGGTTTTAG